Proteins encoded together in one Streptomyces sp. TLI_171 window:
- a CDS encoding EamA family transporter gives MIALLLALGSSLAYGCADFLGGLGSRRAHVLRTVLIAAPASLAVELLMWPVLGARFGAGAVGWGAASGAASAGAFALLYRTLAIGPMNVLSPVTALVSAVLPVTVGLLQGEHLGVAGLVGLPLALAAVVLVSAGSPDGQARVTRRALLLAFGAGTAIAVQLVCLHQAPSGSGIAPLIVGRAVTSALTLTAAALWRRRLGPERPAYGLALAAGVLDSAASVLFLLAARSGDLTVVAVITALYPAGTVLLARAVLAERIHRGQLAGLGAAAVAVSLLALA, from the coding sequence ATGATCGCTCTGCTGCTGGCGCTCGGCAGCTCGCTCGCCTACGGCTGCGCCGACTTCCTCGGCGGCCTGGGCTCGCGCCGCGCGCACGTGCTGCGCACCGTGCTGATCGCCGCGCCCGCCAGCCTGGCCGTCGAACTGCTGATGTGGCCGGTGCTCGGCGCCCGGTTCGGCGCCGGAGCGGTCGGCTGGGGCGCGGCCTCCGGCGCGGCCTCGGCCGGGGCCTTCGCCCTGCTGTACCGGACGCTGGCGATCGGCCCGATGAACGTGCTCTCGCCGGTGACAGCGCTGGTCTCGGCCGTCCTGCCGGTCACCGTCGGCCTGCTTCAGGGCGAGCACCTCGGCGTCGCCGGGCTCGTCGGCCTGCCGCTGGCCCTGGCGGCGGTGGTGCTGGTCAGCGCCGGATCGCCGGACGGCCAGGCCCGGGTGACCCGCCGCGCCCTGCTGCTGGCGTTCGGCGCGGGCACCGCGATCGCCGTCCAGCTGGTCTGCCTGCACCAGGCCCCGTCCGGCAGTGGCATCGCCCCGCTGATCGTCGGACGCGCCGTCACCTCCGCGCTCACCCTGACCGCCGCCGCACTGTGGCGCCGCCGCCTCGGCCCGGAACGCCCCGCGTACGGACTGGCCCTGGCAGCCGGCGTGCTGGACTCCGCCGCCAGCGTGCTGTTCCTCCTGGCCGCCCGCAGCGGCGACCTGACGGTAGTGGCCGTGATCACCGCGCTCTACCCGGCAGGCACCGTCCTGCTGGCCCGAGCCGTCCTCGCGGAGCGCATCCACCGCGGCCAGCTCGCGGGCCTCGGCGCCGCGGCCGTCGCGGTGAGCCTGCTGGCGCTGGCCTGA